Proteins encoded in a region of the Papio anubis isolate 15944 chromosome 14, Panubis1.0, whole genome shotgun sequence genome:
- the SEMA4C gene encoding semaphorin-4C isoform X2, whose product MAPHWAVWLLAARLWGLGIGAEVWWNLVPRKTVSSGELATVVRRFSQTGIQDFLTLTLTEQTGLLYVGAREALFAFSMEALELQGAISWEAPAEKKTECIQKGKNNQTECFNFIRFLQPYNASHLYACGTYAFQPKCTYINMLTFTLERGEFEDGKGKCPYDPAKGHTGLLVDGELYSATLNNFLGTEPIILRNMGPHHSMKTEYLAFWLNEPHFVGSAYVPESVGSFTGDDDKVYFFFRERAVESDCYAEQVVARVARVCKGDMGGARTLQKKWTTFLKARLACSAPDWQLYFNQLQAVHTLQDTSWHNTTFFGVFQARWGDMYLSAVCEYQLEEIQRVFEGPYKEYREQAQKWGRYTDPVPSPRPGSCINNWHRRHGYTSSLELPDNTLNFIKKHPLMEEQVGPRWSRPLLVKKGTNFTHLVADRVTGLDGATYTVLFIGTGDGWLLKAVSLGPWVHLIEELQLFDQEPMGSLVLSQSKKLLFAGSRSQLVQLPLADCMKYRSCADCVLARDPYCAWSVNTSRCVAVSGHSGSLLIQHVMISDTSGICNLRGSKKVRPTPKNITVVAGTDLVLPCHLSSNLAHARWTFAGRDLPAEQPGSFLYDARLQALVVMAAQPRHAGAYHCFSEEQGARLAAEGYLVAVVAGPSVTLEARAPLENLGLVWLAVVALGAVCLVLLLLVLSLRRRLREELEKGAKATERTLVYPLELPKEPTSPPFRPCPEPDEKLWDPVGYYYSDGSLKIVPGHARCQPGGGPPSPPPGIPGQPLPSPTRLHLGGGRNSNANGYVRLQLGGEDRGGLGHPLPELADELRRKLQQRQPLPDSNPEESSV is encoded by the exons ATGGCCCCACACTGGGCTGTCTGGCTGCTGGCAGCAAGGCTGTGGGGCCTGGGCATTGGGGCTGAGGTGTGGTGGAACCTTGTGCCGCGGAAGACAGTGTCTTCTGGGG AGCTGGCCACGGTAGTGCGGCGGTTCTCCCAGACGGGCATCCAGGACTTCCTGACGCTGACGCTGACGGAGCAGACTGGGCTTCTGTACGTGGGGGCCCGAGAGGCCCTGTTTGCTTTCAGCATGGAGGCCCTGGAGCTGCAAGGAGCG ATCTCCTGGGAGGCCCCTGCGGAGAAGAAGACTGAGTGTATCCAGAAAGGGAAGAACAACCAG ACCGAGTGCTTCAACTTCATCCGCTTCCTGCAGCCCTACAATGCCTCCCACCTGTACGCCTGTGGCACCTATGCTTTCCAGCCCAAGTGCACCTACATC AACATGCTCACCTTCACTTTGGAGCGTGGAGAGTTTGAAGATGGGAAGGGCAAGTGTCCCTATGACCCAGCTAagggccacactggcctccttgtgG ATGGTGAGCTGTACTCGGCCACACTCAACAACTTCCTGGGCACGGAACCCATTATCCTGCGAAACATGGGGCCGCACCACTCCATGAAGACAGAGTACCTGGCCTTTTGGCTCAACG AACCTCACTTTGTAGGCTCTGCCTATGTACCTGAGAGTGTGGGCAGCTTCACGGGGGACGACGACAAGGTCTACTTCTTCTTCAGGGAGAGGGCGGTGGAGTCTGACTGCTATGCTGAGCAGGTGGTGGCTCGTGTGGCCCGCGTCTGCAAG GGCGATATGGGGGGCGCGCGGACCCTGCAGAAGAAGTGGACCACGTTCCTGAAGGCGCGGCTGGCGTGCTCTGCCCCGGACTGGCAGCTCTACTTCAACCAGCTGCAGGCGGTGCACACCCTGCAGGACACCTCCTGGCACAACACCACCTTCTTTGGGGTTTTTCAAGCGCGGTG GGGTGACATGTACCTGTCGGCCGTCTGTGAGTACCAGTTGGAAGAGATCCAGCGGGTGTTTGAGGGCCCCTACAAGGAGTACCGGGAGCAAGCCCAGAAGTGGGGCCGCTACACCGACCCTGTACCCAGCCCTCGGCCTGGCTCG TGCATTAACAACTGGCACCGGCGCCACGGTTACACCAGCTCCCTGGAGCTGCCCGACAACACCCTCAACTTCATCAAGAAGCACCCGCTGATGGAGGAGCAGGTGGGGCCTCGGTGGAGCCGCCCCCTGCTCGTGAAGAAGGGCACCAACTTCACCCACCTGGTGGCCGACCGGGTTACAGGACTTGATGGAGCCACCTATACAGTGCTGTTCATTGGCACAG GAGATGGCTGGCTGCTCAAGGCCGTGAGCCTGGGGCCCTGGGTTCACCTGATTGAAGAGCTGCAGCTGTTTGACCAGGAGCCCATGGGAAGCCTGGTGCTGTCTCAGAGCAAG AAGCTGCTCTTTGCCGGCTCCCGCTCTCAGCTGGTGCAGCTGCCCCTGGCCGACTGCATGAAGTACCGCTCCTGTGCAGACTGTGTCCTCGCCCGGGACCCCTATTGCGCCTGGAGCGTCAACACCAGCCGCTGTGTGGCCGTGAGTGGCCACTCTGG ATCTCTGCTGATCCAGCACGTGATGATCTCGGACACTTCAGGCATCTGCAACCTCCGAGGCAGTAAGAAAG TCAGGCCCACTCCCAAAAACATCACGGTGGTGGCGGGCACAGACCTGGTGCTGCCCTGCCACCTCTCCTCCAACTTGGCCCATGCCCGCTGGACCTTTGCGGGCCGGGACCTGCCTGCGGAACAGCCCGGCTCTTTCCTCTACGATGCCCGGCTCCAGGCCCTAGTTGTGATGGCCGCCCAGCCCCGCCACGCTGGGGCCTACCACTGCTTTTCAGAGGAGCAGGGGGCGCGGCTAGCTGCTGAAGGCTACCTTGTGGCTGTCGTAGCAGGCCCGTCGGTGACCTTGGAGGCCCGGGCCCCCCTGGAAAACCTGGGGCTGGTGTGGCTGGCGGTGGTGGCCCTGGGGGCCGTGtgcctggtgctgctgctgctggtgctgTCACTGCGCCGGCGGCTGCGGGAAGAGCTGGAGAAAGGGGCCAAGGCTACTGAGAGGACCCTGGTGTACCCCCTGGAGCTGCCCAAGGAGCCCACCAGTCCCCCCTTCCGGCCCTGTCCTGAACCAGATGAGAAACTTTGGGATCCTGTCGGTTACTACTATTCAGATGGCTCCCTTAAGATAGTACCTGGGCATGCCCGGTGCCAGCCCGGCGGGGGGCCCCCCTCGCCACCTCCAGGCATCCCAGGccagcctctgccttctccaACTCGGCTTCACTTGGGGGGTGGGCGGAACTCAAATGCCAATGGTTACGTGCGCTTACAACTAGGAGGGGAGGACCGGGGAGGGCTCGGGCACCCCCTGCCTGAGCTTGCGGATGAACTGAGACGCAAACTGCAGCAGCGCCAGCCACTGCCCGACTCCAACCCCGAGGAGTCATCAGTATGA
- the SEMA4C gene encoding semaphorin-4C isoform X1: MRSPVASPAAGPSGLLSLAVISDHVFSLSRTAGLKLRAGACAMAPHWAVWLLAARLWGLGIGAEVWWNLVPRKTVSSGELATVVRRFSQTGIQDFLTLTLTEQTGLLYVGAREALFAFSMEALELQGAISWEAPAEKKTECIQKGKNNQTECFNFIRFLQPYNASHLYACGTYAFQPKCTYINMLTFTLERGEFEDGKGKCPYDPAKGHTGLLVDGELYSATLNNFLGTEPIILRNMGPHHSMKTEYLAFWLNEPHFVGSAYVPESVGSFTGDDDKVYFFFRERAVESDCYAEQVVARVARVCKGDMGGARTLQKKWTTFLKARLACSAPDWQLYFNQLQAVHTLQDTSWHNTTFFGVFQARWGDMYLSAVCEYQLEEIQRVFEGPYKEYREQAQKWGRYTDPVPSPRPGSCINNWHRRHGYTSSLELPDNTLNFIKKHPLMEEQVGPRWSRPLLVKKGTNFTHLVADRVTGLDGATYTVLFIGTGDGWLLKAVSLGPWVHLIEELQLFDQEPMGSLVLSQSKKLLFAGSRSQLVQLPLADCMKYRSCADCVLARDPYCAWSVNTSRCVAVSGHSGSLLIQHVMISDTSGICNLRGSKKVRPTPKNITVVAGTDLVLPCHLSSNLAHARWTFAGRDLPAEQPGSFLYDARLQALVVMAAQPRHAGAYHCFSEEQGARLAAEGYLVAVVAGPSVTLEARAPLENLGLVWLAVVALGAVCLVLLLLVLSLRRRLREELEKGAKATERTLVYPLELPKEPTSPPFRPCPEPDEKLWDPVGYYYSDGSLKIVPGHARCQPGGGPPSPPPGIPGQPLPSPTRLHLGGGRNSNANGYVRLQLGGEDRGGLGHPLPELADELRRKLQQRQPLPDSNPEESSV; encoded by the exons ATGAGGAGTCCCGTGGCCTCTCCTGCTGCGGGCCCCTCTGGTTTGCTTTCTCTGGCTGTGATTTCTGACCATGTCTTTTCCCTCAGCAGGACAGCTGGCCTGAAGCTCAGAGCGGGGGCTTGCGCCATGGCCCCACACTGGGCTGTCTGGCTGCTGGCAGCAAGGCTGTGGGGCCTGGGCATTGGGGCTGAGGTGTGGTGGAACCTTGTGCCGCGGAAGACAGTGTCTTCTGGGG AGCTGGCCACGGTAGTGCGGCGGTTCTCCCAGACGGGCATCCAGGACTTCCTGACGCTGACGCTGACGGAGCAGACTGGGCTTCTGTACGTGGGGGCCCGAGAGGCCCTGTTTGCTTTCAGCATGGAGGCCCTGGAGCTGCAAGGAGCG ATCTCCTGGGAGGCCCCTGCGGAGAAGAAGACTGAGTGTATCCAGAAAGGGAAGAACAACCAG ACCGAGTGCTTCAACTTCATCCGCTTCCTGCAGCCCTACAATGCCTCCCACCTGTACGCCTGTGGCACCTATGCTTTCCAGCCCAAGTGCACCTACATC AACATGCTCACCTTCACTTTGGAGCGTGGAGAGTTTGAAGATGGGAAGGGCAAGTGTCCCTATGACCCAGCTAagggccacactggcctccttgtgG ATGGTGAGCTGTACTCGGCCACACTCAACAACTTCCTGGGCACGGAACCCATTATCCTGCGAAACATGGGGCCGCACCACTCCATGAAGACAGAGTACCTGGCCTTTTGGCTCAACG AACCTCACTTTGTAGGCTCTGCCTATGTACCTGAGAGTGTGGGCAGCTTCACGGGGGACGACGACAAGGTCTACTTCTTCTTCAGGGAGAGGGCGGTGGAGTCTGACTGCTATGCTGAGCAGGTGGTGGCTCGTGTGGCCCGCGTCTGCAAG GGCGATATGGGGGGCGCGCGGACCCTGCAGAAGAAGTGGACCACGTTCCTGAAGGCGCGGCTGGCGTGCTCTGCCCCGGACTGGCAGCTCTACTTCAACCAGCTGCAGGCGGTGCACACCCTGCAGGACACCTCCTGGCACAACACCACCTTCTTTGGGGTTTTTCAAGCGCGGTG GGGTGACATGTACCTGTCGGCCGTCTGTGAGTACCAGTTGGAAGAGATCCAGCGGGTGTTTGAGGGCCCCTACAAGGAGTACCGGGAGCAAGCCCAGAAGTGGGGCCGCTACACCGACCCTGTACCCAGCCCTCGGCCTGGCTCG TGCATTAACAACTGGCACCGGCGCCACGGTTACACCAGCTCCCTGGAGCTGCCCGACAACACCCTCAACTTCATCAAGAAGCACCCGCTGATGGAGGAGCAGGTGGGGCCTCGGTGGAGCCGCCCCCTGCTCGTGAAGAAGGGCACCAACTTCACCCACCTGGTGGCCGACCGGGTTACAGGACTTGATGGAGCCACCTATACAGTGCTGTTCATTGGCACAG GAGATGGCTGGCTGCTCAAGGCCGTGAGCCTGGGGCCCTGGGTTCACCTGATTGAAGAGCTGCAGCTGTTTGACCAGGAGCCCATGGGAAGCCTGGTGCTGTCTCAGAGCAAG AAGCTGCTCTTTGCCGGCTCCCGCTCTCAGCTGGTGCAGCTGCCCCTGGCCGACTGCATGAAGTACCGCTCCTGTGCAGACTGTGTCCTCGCCCGGGACCCCTATTGCGCCTGGAGCGTCAACACCAGCCGCTGTGTGGCCGTGAGTGGCCACTCTGG ATCTCTGCTGATCCAGCACGTGATGATCTCGGACACTTCAGGCATCTGCAACCTCCGAGGCAGTAAGAAAG TCAGGCCCACTCCCAAAAACATCACGGTGGTGGCGGGCACAGACCTGGTGCTGCCCTGCCACCTCTCCTCCAACTTGGCCCATGCCCGCTGGACCTTTGCGGGCCGGGACCTGCCTGCGGAACAGCCCGGCTCTTTCCTCTACGATGCCCGGCTCCAGGCCCTAGTTGTGATGGCCGCCCAGCCCCGCCACGCTGGGGCCTACCACTGCTTTTCAGAGGAGCAGGGGGCGCGGCTAGCTGCTGAAGGCTACCTTGTGGCTGTCGTAGCAGGCCCGTCGGTGACCTTGGAGGCCCGGGCCCCCCTGGAAAACCTGGGGCTGGTGTGGCTGGCGGTGGTGGCCCTGGGGGCCGTGtgcctggtgctgctgctgctggtgctgTCACTGCGCCGGCGGCTGCGGGAAGAGCTGGAGAAAGGGGCCAAGGCTACTGAGAGGACCCTGGTGTACCCCCTGGAGCTGCCCAAGGAGCCCACCAGTCCCCCCTTCCGGCCCTGTCCTGAACCAGATGAGAAACTTTGGGATCCTGTCGGTTACTACTATTCAGATGGCTCCCTTAAGATAGTACCTGGGCATGCCCGGTGCCAGCCCGGCGGGGGGCCCCCCTCGCCACCTCCAGGCATCCCAGGccagcctctgccttctccaACTCGGCTTCACTTGGGGGGTGGGCGGAACTCAAATGCCAATGGTTACGTGCGCTTACAACTAGGAGGGGAGGACCGGGGAGGGCTCGGGCACCCCCTGCCTGAGCTTGCGGATGAACTGAGACGCAAACTGCAGCAGCGCCAGCCACTGCCCGACTCCAACCCCGAGGAGTCATCAGTATGA